A region of the Litorilinea aerophila genome:
CCTTCCGGCCCTTCGGCGATGATGTACATGGCGCCTACCTGGCCCACCACCCGCAGGGGGGGCAGACGGGCCGGCTGCTGGGACGGGACAGGGCGAGAGGAGCCGCCTGTCGCGGGCTGGTGCCAGTTCTCCTGGCGCGCCTCCGTCTGGTCACCTACCGGGAGGGGTGACGACTGGCGGGCAGGCTGGCCGGGCGGCACGAACAGATCCAGGTGAGATTGCCGGCCGGCGCCAAGCAGAGCCTCCCGCCGGGTCGCCCATCCACTGTCTGGCCCCCTTGTCCCCACATCCTCGGCAGGGGGCTGGGGGGAGGGCAGGGCCAGATCCGGCGGCGCGGCGTGGCGTAAGATCGCCTGGCGGGTGGCCTTCTGCACCGCGCTGAAGATCCGGCGCTCCTCCACGAAGCGCACCTGGGTCTTCTGGGGGTGGACGTTCACATCCACCAGTTCCGGGGCCACCTCCACAAAGATGACGGCCAGGGGGTAACGCCCCACGGGCAGCAGGGTGTGGTAGGCCTGCACCACCGCATGGACCAGGCTACGATCCTCCACATAGCGGCGGTTGACAAAGATGTCGATGTGGCTGCGGTTGGCCCGGGTGAGGCTGGGCAGGCTGGTGTAGCCGGTCACCCGGACCGGGCTCTCTTCGGGGTTCGCCCCGGCCGCTTCGGCCCCGGGCAGCTCCTCCGCCATGAAGGAGACATCCTGGGCCACATCCAGCCCGGGCGGAGAGGTCCCGTCCCCCGGCAGCAGGGAGACCATCTGCCGGGCGTTTTCCAGGCCGTACACCTTGGCCAGGACGTCGAAAGGGTCGCCGTTGCCGTTGGATTGGAAGACCAGCCGGCCGTCGTTGACCAGGCTGAAGCGGCGGTCCGGGTGGGCCAAGGCATACCGCTGCACCAGGTTGGCAATGTGGCCAGCTTCGGTGGCGGCCTTGCGCAAAAATTTCTGGCGAGCCGGCACGTTGTAGAAGAGATGCTCCACGCTCACCACCGTGCCCACCGGTGAGCCGGCCCGTCCCCGGCCCACGATTTGGCCGCCCTCTACCCGCACCTGCACGCCGAAGGGCTCATCCCGATGCCGGGTGGTCAGGGTGACATGGCTGACGGCGGCGATGCTGTACAGGGCTTCGCCCCGAAAGCCGAAGGTGGCGATGTGGCTGAGATCCTCGGCCGTATGGAGTTTGCTGGTGGCGTGGCGTTGGAAGGCCAGCTCCGCTTCGTCGGCGGGGATGCCATGGCCGTTGTCCGTGACGCGCAGCAGCCGCCGGCCACCCTCCCGGATCTCGACGCGGATCTCGGTGGCGCCGGCATCCAGGCTGTTTTCGATCAATTCCTTGGCGGCATTGGCGGGCCGCTCCACCACCTCACCGGCAGCGATCTTGGCGGCCACCTCTGGCTGCAAAATCTGGATGGGCATGGCTCTGATTATAGCATCCACACCAGGCAGGGCCAAGGAATTCTCCGGGTCCGCTTACGGGCCCCTTTGCCCCGCAGGGAAGGGGAGGCGAACAGTTTTCGTATTCGTAAACCTGGTAGATCCCGCCCGATTTTTCCGCTATAATTGGGGACGTTCCGTTTCCGCAACCGTGGAGGTGCCGGCATCCGGCTTCGATCTGGCGAAGTCGCCCCGATACGTCAGGGGTTTGGTCGGCCTGGATGCGGGCAGGTACAAAAGGAGGACTCAACATGCAAGCCATCGAAGGAGATCAGGACCACCGACAACAACCTCGCCGCCGGCCTCGCCCCGGGTATGCCCTGGTTTTTGTACTGCTCTTGCTCCTGGCCGGCCACGCCTGGCTGACCGGGCAGGCCTGGGCCCAGACGGGGAGCAGCTCCACCGACGGGACCCTGCCGCCGCCAGGGGACACCATCGTGCCGGTTTCGGCCCAGGTCCGTCTGGCCCACATGGCCCCCTTCGCCAGCAACACCCTGCTGAACGTCACCCTCAGTGGAAGCAACAGTATCTATCAGTTCTTGAACCTGGAGCTGGGCGACTTCACCAGCGGATACGTGGGCCTGTCGCCGGGCACGGTGACGGTCCAGGTGATCCCCCAGGTCGTCCCCAGTTTTACCGTCACCGAGACCCTCGCCCTGCCCACCAGCTACACGGGGGCCATCGTGGGTGGCAGCAACGGCTGGCCCCTGGAGATGCTCTGGCTGGTGGATGAGACCGGAACCCCGCCGGCGGGCCTGGGCAAGATCCGGGTGGTCCATGTGGCGCCCTTTGCCAACACCTCGGCCGGCACCCGTCTTCACGTCCGCACCCAGGGCGGCCAGGTGATCGACCCCAGCCTGGAGAACCTGGAGTACCGGGATGAAAGTGGCTTCCTGACCCTGCCGGTGGGCAGTTACGACTGGCGCGTTCTACAGGCAGGGGACAACAGCACGTGGCTGGATCTGCCGCCTTTCAACCTGTTGCCCGGCGCCGTGCTGACCCTCTGGCTGATGGGCGATGGCATCAACCAGCCGCCCGTCAGCCGGCTCCTGGTCTCCCAGGGCGGTGGGGGAACCCTGCTCTACTTCCCCATCATTTTCGGCAACTCTTCTTGACCGGCTCGCTTGACCGGCTCGCCAATGGCAGAGGCCCACACCGTCCGGTGTGGGCCTCTGAATTTCTACAGCCACCGTACCATCAGCCGCCGCCAATGGCCGGCACAAAGTGAATTTCGCTGGGCTCCTTCAGCCGATGGCGCAGCCCCCGCCGGCTCATCTCCCCGTTAATGACCACGGCGATGTAGGGGTGAATCCGGTCGCCATCGCACAGACGCTCCCGTATGCCCGGAAACCGGGCCTCCAGGGCGTCGATGACCTCGCCCACGGTTTCCCCTGACACCGTCACCTGCTCCACGCCACCGGTGAGATCCCGGTGGAGGGAAGGGATCCAGACTTCATGCTCCA
Encoded here:
- the mutL gene encoding DNA mismatch repair endonuclease MutL produces the protein MPIQILQPEVAAKIAAGEVVERPANAAKELIENSLDAGATEIRVEIREGGRRLLRVTDNGHGIPADEAELAFQRHATSKLHTAEDLSHIATFGFRGEALYSIAAVSHVTLTTRHRDEPFGVQVRVEGGQIVGRGRAGSPVGTVVSVEHLFYNVPARQKFLRKAATEAGHIANLVQRYALAHPDRRFSLVNDGRLVFQSNGNGDPFDVLAKVYGLENARQMVSLLPGDGTSPPGLDVAQDVSFMAEELPGAEAAGANPEESPVRVTGYTSLPSLTRANRSHIDIFVNRRYVEDRSLVHAVVQAYHTLLPVGRYPLAVIFVEVAPELVDVNVHPQKTQVRFVEERRIFSAVQKATRQAILRHAAPPDLALPSPQPPAEDVGTRGPDSGWATRREALLGAGRQSHLDLFVPPGQPARQSSPLPVGDQTEARQENWHQPATGGSSRPVPSQQPARLPPLRVVGQVGAMYIIAEGPEGLYLIDQHAAHERILYEKFMAQRYGQGDGGVPRQQLLQPLPLHVGSELAGLVARHLDELLHLGFEIEPFGGDTFLVRAVPSVLSGQDPQRSLDEIVSALGENRNLVGEELENRLVKMICKRAAIKGGQLLSTLEMQELVRQLEACQSPRTCPHGRPTLIQLSAGELERAFGRA
- a CDS encoding MoaD/ThiS family protein is translated as MEHEVWIPSLHRDLTGGVEQVTVSGETVGEVIDALEARFPGIRERLCDGDRIHPYIAVVINGEMSRRGLRHRLKEPSEIHFVPAIGGG
- a CDS encoding DUF4397 domain-containing protein, whose translation is MQAIEGDQDHRQQPRRRPRPGYALVFVLLLLLAGHAWLTGQAWAQTGSSSTDGTLPPPGDTIVPVSAQVRLAHMAPFASNTLLNVTLSGSNSIYQFLNLELGDFTSGYVGLSPGTVTVQVIPQVVPSFTVTETLALPTSYTGAIVGGSNGWPLEMLWLVDETGTPPAGLGKIRVVHVAPFANTSAGTRLHVRTQGGQVIDPSLENLEYRDESGFLTLPVGSYDWRVLQAGDNSTWLDLPPFNLLPGAVLTLWLMGDGINQPPVSRLLVSQGGGGTLLYFPIIFGNSS